TTGGTTCCGCCCGGCCCGAAGTAATCGATGATCTGCTGTCTCAGATCCGCGGCGTCCGCAGCCCAGTTTCCTGTGGCCTGCAGAATGGCGGCGTCGTTGTTCGGTGACTGGCCGGGATTCGATGGGTCAGTCCAGTTCGGGTAATGATGGTGCACAAGGAAATCCGGCGTGACGCCAAGGTTCTTGAACGTGGTCAACAGAATGGGCGTCCATCCGTAATGCGTCCCGCCAGTGCGGGCATTGAAGACGGGATGGGTCGTATAACCATTGGCATAGGCGTCCTCGCCTGGCGCGGCGACGACTCCAATGCGAATGCTGGAATCCGCTGCCCGCATCTGTGCCATGTATTGCGCGGCGCGGGTGGCGTATGTGAAAGCGTGATGCGGCAGCGTGTTGGTGTCGCGCTCCCAGGTGCCGTAACATTCGTTGCCGATTTCCCAATACCGATAGCCGAGGTTGTTCGTGACATTTGCATGACGCACCCAAGCCGCGGCTTCTTCGGGGGTGCCCGTGCCGTAATTCACAGTGATGAACGCCTGCACACCTGCGTTGGTCGCCACCCGCACCATGTCACCGAACGAAGTCGCCCATTGCCATGAGTTCGAAAGCGTGGTGTTGGAGCCCCAATGATACTCATCGGAGAGCGATCCGCCGGGCATTCGCACAACCAGGGTTCCCATTTCCTCGAGCAGTCCAATGGTCGTCGTGTGATGGGGCGGATCGAAATACGGATCCCACATTGCGAGGTTCACTCCAAAGTGCCGCTCGTCAACCACGTGCAAGGGTCGCAATGCGTCGACGCTTACCCGCACCAAATCAGGCGCGGGTTTCGGATCGAATAGCAACTCATCAAGAAAATACGGGGCGGAACTCCCATCATTCCGAAGGACGATGTTGATCCGATTGAAGTTCACGACATTGGAGATGCCCAATGAACTCAGCGGGATGGAGTAGGTTCGCCATTCGTTCGTGGGCAGCCGCCCCTGCAGGACGAATGTGGGCCCCGCTGTGTCACCAGTCTGTGCCTGAAGTTGCAATCGCTGCCCTCCCGTGCTCCCACCATTGGCGGAGAAGGTGAACGATGTATACGGACCGGTGTTCACATCCGCGTGGTAAAAGGAGATCGCCTCCCAAAACGCCCCGCTGAATTGGATGGAACGTGACCCGGAAAACACGGGCGAGGTATTCGCGAAATCCCGGGATCCCCAGCTCCAGTCCTGAAACCCGCTGGCCAGCTGATCCGAATAAACGGAAAGCGGAGTCTGTGCCCTGGTGGGCGAAACCGCGCTACTGACGCCTACGAGGGCAATGGTAAATGCCGCAGTTCTGAAATAGATTGCGCGCATGAAGGTCGGTTGATGATGGAAGGAGGAAATGCCCGAACCATTGGCGCACAATAAACACGGTCCCGATTTGAAAGTAATCGATGTGCCGCGAACTGGACCGGCCCAGGCTTAGGGGCCCCCCATTAGCGGCGGACGGATGTTCGCTCTGCCAGCCAAACGACATCTTCGTTGTTCGGCGAATCGCTGGCTCCAACCATGCCGGGGTTTGCGCTGGCCGGGGGGGTGTAGGTGCGCCGATCGCGCCACTTGCGAATTTCCGAATGCCCATCGGCAAAGGAAAGCCCGGCCGCTTTGTTATGACTGCTCGCCGGATAGTCCACCAGCTTCGTCGCTGCGGCACTGTTTGGCATCGCTACCGCCATCAACCCATCATTAATCGTGTTCGGATTTTCATCCATGATCACCCAGGTGGAAGATGGGCCAGGCCGGGTGAAGTGGGACATGCGGCCAAAAGTCAGATAATTGGGATCCGGATCCGCATAAGTGCCCGACAGCCAGCCACCGCCGACTGCCGACCCGACCGGGAAGTTGCCGCCCCCGCCACCTCGGGCCGTGTTCCACCAGCGCGTTCCCACCGCATTGCTCATTGAATAGCTGCGGGATCGGGACCGCCCTTGCACCAAAAGCCGATCAGCGGGGCACTTGTAGGTGTCTACCTGCCTGATGTATTGCGAGAGGACGCTGTGTTCGGCAAGCAACGGATTTGCGGTCAGCGAGTCGAATGGCTGGGCCATGGTTCCGACAACCCAGTTCCGCATCTGATCCTTGTTCGCATAGGTCGTGTACGCTGTCGTATAGGGAAATTCGTTTGGAGCGAGCTGATCGTTATTGTCCTCCGCGTACATCCGCCAGCCGATCATGATCTGCCGCGTATTGTTGAGGCAACCGACTGCCTGCGCCTTTTCTTTTGCCTTACCGAGCGCCGGCAGAAGCATCGCGGCCAGGATGGCGATAATCGCAATGACAACCAGCAACTCAATGAGTGTGAAAGCTGGCAAGAGATCGCGGTGAGTCTGGTTGATCTTCATGAAGGCGGCGGTGGTATAGAAGGTTGTGAAAGGGGCGCCGGCGCTGGGCCGGCGCCCGTATATTCTGCAGTCGAGCTTACGGAGTCACTGTGACAGGCGCACTCACCCCTGCAGTCTTGGAACCATCCGTCACATCTGTGGCGGTGATCGTGAATTCCCCGGGCGAACCAAACAGCAACTGGAAGGTGGCGCTCCCGTTGCTCAGGTTTGCATTCAACGGATTGATTGCTGTCCCATCCGTGCTGGTAATTGCGACCTCGTCGGAGGCCGAGGGCACCAGGTTGAAGTTCGCATCAACGGCACGCACCGTGATATCGATCACACCGCCCCCTGAGAGGCTGACCGGATCAGGCGTTCCCGTTTTGCCGGTCGGAGTGCCGGGAGCCGCAGTTTCACCCGGCAGAAGAACCTGCAACTGGGTGAATACGGGCTTCTCCAGGCGGAAGAAGCTCTGGCTGGAGCTCAGCTGGCTTGAAGGCACCACCGTGTTCCGGAACGCGCCGGCCGCCCAGCTTGCGACTGGAGTGACATTCATCCACGGTCCCGCGATGTTCGTTGCCGTCCGCAGCACAAATCCAGTGTCCGGAAGCGACCATTGCACAAGCTTCTGTCCAGGATCGTTAGGAATGACGAATGCCGTATTGGGGGACCCTGTAAGACGCGTCCAGACGTTCGTATCCAGAACTGCGTCGTCTAGGAAGTTGTCCCATACCACCGCCACGCCATTGTTTGTCATTCCAGCATTCGACAACACCACCTTCTGCCCCACGTTAAACTGCGGTTGCTCTTCGGACACCCGATTCGGCTGGGCTCCAAACACGAGGTTCAACGGATCGATGAACCTTGTTGCGATTTCGGGGCGAATGGTGAACGCCACGCTGACGCCGCCAGGGCCCCTCAAGGTGACATTCGTGTTCTGGTTGAAGGTCATGCTCCACGTGCCTACCGGTGTGGCTGCGACAAGGTTTGTCAACTGTCCCGCCCAAGCGTCACCGCCAGTGAATTCCGCACCGAACAAATTCGTATTCGAGTTCGGTTCGTTAATCTTGTAGCGGAAATAAGCAGTTCCACCGCCGTTGGTGTTGGGCTGGACGTTCAACCAGATCAAATCAGCTTCATTGAAGTCCAATGCTGAAGCTGTTCCCGGCCCCGTTGTCAAAAAGATGTGAGCTTGATAGTTCGTGTAAACAGTAGGACTGGGGAATTCCTTGATCGTGAATGCATACGTCACGTCGCCAGGTTGATCCGTAAAGCCCAAGCCGCTCTGGTTGCTGACCTTCACGCTCGTGCGCTGGAATTCGCCGCCGCCAGGGCTTGAGAACAAATTCAGCCCCGACACCGGGCTGCCGAACGCCTTGGTGAACGAAGGCGGAGGAGTCGCAACTTGCTTCGCTTGCAGGACAATGTTGTCAATCCAGAAGGCAGCGGTGCCGGTCAGGTTCGCCGCCGTGTATTTCTTGAAGCCAACGCCATAAACGGCGTCAATGTTCGCCGTAAACGGATCAATTGGAACGCTCACGCGCGTCCAACCGTTGCTGGCGGCGGCCGGGATTGGCGCGTTGGCGATCGTGATCCAGGGCGGGGTGTTCTGCGCACCATTCTCAACTGGAATTCCCCAAAACTGCAGGGCTTCACCCGTTGAATTGTAAGTGGGCAACTCAACTGTGGAAGTTGCAGCGTCCCACTTGATGTCGAAAGTGATGTTTGTGTATTCCGTAAGGTCGACCCGTGCACTGCCGGGATTCCACCATGCGGATCCCGAAAAATGCCCGAGAGCCACGAGCTGATCGCCCGCTGTCCCGTTGGCGGTGATGTGCAAAGCACCCGAACTCGGATTTCCGCCCGCATCCTGGGCTCCATCCCACAGGACTTGTCCCTGGCCACCCCAGCCAATGTGCCAGCCGTTGATGTCCGTATCGAAAGGATACTTATTGACCGTCTCTGCGGCACTGGCATTGCTGCCCGCCAGCGTGAGCGCCGCGCCAATCACGGCGAGAGCTGCCCACTTTCCGAAGTTTGGTTTTTTCATATATGAACTAATCAGGTTGGAGGTTTGCTTCAAAATCAAACTGCTCGACGCGCGAAGTTTCCTTTGAATCGTTGGCCATACTATCAGCAGGCCTGCATGTGACATGTCATCAAAATGGGCGACAGTGCAACCGGGAACATACTTTAATCCCCGCCTTGATTGGTCCACATGCCGCGAGGATTGCCAAGGGTCCCCGAACCCACCGTTTGTTCAATGCGAAGCCCTTCGACATGTCCGTCGGTGAACAGGTAATTGAACCGCTTGCGATGCATCGCGTACAACGCCTTGCCCTGGTTGACACCCTGCTCGCCATTCGGATTCTGGTTCGGTGCGTTCTTGTCAATCTGGTAGAGGTTACCATTGGCTCCGCCATTTTGCGAAGTTTCCGGTCCGATTGAGACGCACGTCCACTCGTTGCCAGCCGCTTGTTGTCCGCCCGTTTGTTCCACCAGCAGCAACGTGCCAGCAGGATCCTTCACCGCAGAGGTTTTATAACCGGGTGCTTCATAATCCGGCACGGGCCCGTTGTCGCGCCAATATATGCCCACTCCACGACGGCCAGCTGCGTTCAGCGATGGCAGGGGATAGCGGCGCAACAGTGTGTCCACCTGGTATTCAGTTCCCCAATTGGGCCCGACGCTGTTCATGGCATAGGAACGCAGGCCGAAAAACGCGGGGTTGCCAAGCCATGACACCTTGATGCCGCGATCAGCAGGGCAGAGAAGCACCCTGGGCGTGACTTCAACATCCAGAATGCCGACCGCCAGATCCGCATCGGACGCATTGCCGCCTATATAACGATGGATGAAAGAGTCCCACGACAGCTGCCCTCCGCCGAAACCAAGCCCCGCCGCGGGGAACTTATCGTTCCGGTCCGCGGCGAACATGTTGAACGCCACGTTGATTTGTTTCTGCTGCGACAGGCACTGCGTGCGCTGCGCCTTCGCCTTCGCCGAAGCCAAAGCCGGCAGCAGCATCGCCGCGAGGATCGCGATGATGGCAATGACGACAAGCAATTCAATCAGGGTGAATCCGCGCAGGTTGGGTTTGCGCAGCACAGGAGATTGGAAATCCACGGGGATCATAGTTCACCGGTTGACCAGCACCACGTGCATGGTTTTGTCGATCGCGTAACGTTTGCCGGGAGGGGGCGGCGGAAATTGTGTGCCTGCCGACGCCGCGAATTCCTCAAAGTCTTTTGGCGGTTTTCGATTCCTGAGAATCCAGCGCCGCAACTCCCGGTTCATCGCCGCAAAATCCGGCTCGCCCGCCGGAGTCGCAACCGGCGCAGGTGCAGGACCCGCCTGATACACTGGCGCGCGCGACGGCTCCACCGACGTGTTTGTCTCAATAACTGCCGCTGGCGCGACCTCCTCCTCTTTACTGCAGCCAAGAAGAAGAGCGGCCAGAATCACAACGCTGACGTTTCGGAAAACCAAAGCGGAAAATTCAGAATCAGGAGTCTTCACGGCTTCAACACGGCATTATCGAACACAAGCACATGCTGCAATCGGTTTGAATATGTTATCACTTTAGACATTCGCATCACAGCGTATTGTCCTCAAAACTCGCGACACTCGCGCATTCGCGGAAACCCTGCCGTTCCGGAGGTCGCAGCGAAGAAGGTGCATGAGCGTGGCATCAGGCATCTTGCCTGACGTGGAGGGCATGCATCCTTGCCGCCCGGAAAAACCGATAAGTGCGAGAGACACTCAGATCCTGTCCGTGCGCTCGGCGTGGTTTGAGGGTCCTCCACCGGGCTGGAAGCCCGGCTCCACGGCAGGCAAGGATGCCAGCCGCCACGGGGGCAACAGGCCGCCGCTCCCCGCAAGCATAGCCTTCTCATTCCGCCTCCCGATCCTTACATTCGGCGCGGTGTCAAAAACCCTCTACGATCTTATTCCTCGCAACGAGCGTCTCAGCAACGACATTTTGCTCGGACGATTTCTCGACTACGCCGACGCGCGGGGATTGCAACTGTATCCCGCCCAGGAATCCGCGATCCTGGAGTTGTTTGAAGAGCGAAACGTGATTCTCAACACCACCACGGGATCCGGCAAGTCCCTCGTCGCCGCAGCCTTGCACTTCAAGGCACTCGCGCAAGGCCGGCGCTCGATCTATACGTGTCCGATCAAGGCCCTCGTAAACGAAAAATGGCTCGCGCTCTGCCGCGAGTTCGGGCCTGACAACGTCGGGCTCAGCACAGGCGACGCTTCCGTCAACCGCAACGCACCGATCCTCTGTTGCACGGCCGAGATCCTGGCCAACATTGCACTGCGCGAGGGTGCCGACGCCAACGTCCAGGATGTCGTCATGGACGAGTTCCATTACTACGCCGACCGCGAGCGAGGTTGGGCGTGGCAGGTTCCCTTGCTGACATTGCCGCAATCCCGCTTTCTTCTGATGTCAGCCACGCTGGGCGATACGGTCTTCTTCGAGGAGGAACTCCGGCGCCGCACAGGCCGCGAAAGCGTCACGGTGTCATCGACCAACCGCCCGGTCCCGCTGGAACACGCTTACTCCGAATTGCCCCTCGCGCGCACGCTGGAGACGTTGGTCGCAGATGGAAAGGCCCCTGTGTATGTCGTGCACTTCACGCAACTCGAAGCAGCGCAGAGTGCCCAGGATTTCACGAGCATCAACGTCTGTACCCGCGAGGAAAAGGCGGCGATCGGGGACGCTGTTGCAGGATTCAAGTTCAACAGCCCGTACGGTCCTGAAATCAAAAAGTGGCTGCGCCATGGAATCGGTGTGCACCACGCCGGCCTGCTGCCGAAATATCGCGTGCTGGTTGAGCAACTCGCCCAGCGCGGCCTGCTAAAGGTCATTTGCGGAACCGACACGCTCGGTGTCGGTATCAACGTTCCCATCCGCACCGTCCTATTCACCCGGCTTTGCAAATTCGATGGCCAAAAAACCGGGATTCTCAGCGCGCGAGACTTTCATCAAATCAGCGGACGCGCCGGCCGCAAGGGCTTCGACGATCGCGGCTGGGTCGTGGCACAGGCGCCGGAGCATGTCATTGAAAACCTGAAGCTGGCGGAAAAATCGGCGCGCGATGGCAAGAAAACGGTGAAACGCCAGCCGCCTGAAAAGAACTTCGTGAACTGGGACAAGAACACGTTTTTGCGCCTCATCGCCGCCCAACCCGAACGCCTGACGTCCCGCTTCCAGGTCACGCACGGAATGTTGCTGAACGTCCTCAGCCGCCAGACCGATGGATGCGCCGCCATGCAGGCGCTCATTCGCGATTGCCATGATTCACCCAGGCAGAAGCAGGCGCACATCCGGCGTGGCTGGCAGTTGTTCCGCTCGCTCGTCGAACGCAGGATCATTGAATTCATACCGCCGGTTCACGGCGCAGCCGCTGCGAACCGTGCGAAGGTTCGAGTGAATGTTGAATTGCAGGACGACTTCTCGATGGACCAGACCTTGTCGTTGTATCTGCTCGAAACGCTCCCGCTCGTTGATACCCAGCAGCCGGATTACGACCTGGTGCTGATCACGCTGGTGGAATCGATTCTCGAAAATCCCGACATCATCCTGCGCAAACAGCTGGATAAGGTGAAATCGGCAAAGATGGCCGAGATGAAAATGGCGGGCGTCGAATACGACGAACGCATTGAGGAATTGGAGAAGCTTGAATACCCAAAACCAAATCGTGAGTTCGTCTACTCGACCTTCAACGCCTTTGCGGATCGGCACCCGTGGGTCGGGCAGGAAAACATCAAACCGAAATCCATCGTTCGTGAAATGTTTGAGCAGTTTCGCTCGTTTGCGGATTACATCCGCGACTACGAACTCCAGCGCGCGGAAGGCGTGCTGCTGCGGCACCTCAACAGCGTGTTCAAGGTGCTGACGCAAACCGTTCCGGAATCGGCCAAGAACGATCAGGTGCATGAAATGGAAGTCTTTCTGGGATCAATGATTCGGCAGGTCGATTCCAGTTTGCTCGACGAATGGGAAAAGATGCGCAATCCCAACTTCCAACCAGCCGAAGCAAAGGAGATCCGGCCACCGGGAGCAGACGAAGCCGCCGCGGACATCACGCGCGACACCCGGGCCTTCACCGCGCTGATCCGAAATCGCATTTTCACTTTTCTCCGCGGCTTGGTCGTGCGCGACTTCGAAGGTGCGTTGATCTCGCTGCGCGACGAGGAGAAAGAATGTGGACAAGCCACAACGTCCGCCGACGGAGGAACCGAAGGGTGGACCGCACAGCGACTCCAGTCGGCGACCGAGGCTTTCGAAGCTGAGCACGGCCGGATTTGCCTCGATCCGAATGCACGCAACGCGCGGCACACCTATGTCGTTCCAAGCGAAGACAAGAAGACCTGGCGAATACAGCAGATGCTTGTGGATCCTGAAGAACACAACGACTGGATGGTGGAATTCCAAGTGGATCTGGCTGAGGCCAGGACAACCGGCCAGCCGCAGCTCCAGTTGCTCGCGCTTCGAAGTCTGGCGTGACGATGAGCCGGTGGGGACGCTATCGAGGCGCCTGGTAATTCAATTGCAGCTGTTGCGCAACGGGATCGCGCAACCCGGTGACACCCAGGCTCAATAATCGCAGCGGACGTTTCACCAGTTTCTCGCGCCCAAGCAGGAAGCAGCCGAGCCTGTAGATCTCGCGCGCCTCCGTAAGTGGCTCCTCAACCGTGATCTGCCGCGTTAAGGTTGTGAAATCGCTGTAACGCACCTTCACCTGCACCGTGTGCGCGCCCAAGCGGCGGCGCTTCAGCTTGTTGGCGATGTCGTCAGCCTGCGTTCTCAGGCAGGCGCGCAGGACGACACGATCCTCTGTGTCGCGGGCGAAAGTTTCCTCGCCGCTGATGCTCTTGATCTCATCTCCGAGTTCAAGCGGACGGTCATCGATCCCAAACGCAAACTGCTTCAGCTTCGGTCCGAAGGATCCCGCGAGTGCCCGCAGGTCACCGGGATAATCCTGCAAATCTCCCACCGTATTGATGCCCGCCTGTTTCAACACCTGTTCGGTGACGCGGCCAACGCCGTACAACGCACGCACCGCGAGCGGCCGAAGAAAACCCACCTTCTCCGAATCCAGAATCACCGTCAGCCCGTCCGGCTTTTGGTGATCGCTCGCAATCTTCGCCAGCAACTTGTTCGAAGCGATCCCAATCGTCGCAGTCAATCCGCGTTCGCTGCGAATTCGTTGTTTCAATTCCTCCGCAAGGGGACGGCTCGCGAGAAGTGCTGCGTCCAGGTCGTCAACGCAGGCGAGCTCGGAAACATCGACATAAGCTTCGTCGATGGACATCTGCTCCACGATCGCCCCTGTGGCAGCAACGATGCGCATGATCTCGCGCGACTCGTGCTTGTACTGTTCCATGCGCGGTCGAACAAAAATCCCATTGGGACACATCCGCCCTGCAGTCGCGCTGGGCATGGCTGAGCGCACGCCGAATTTCCGCGCCTCGTAACTGGCGGCACAGACAACCCCCCGCTGATTTGCCGGTGCGCCAACGATCACCGGTTTTCCGCGCAAAGCAGGTTGATCGCGCTGCTCCACTGAAGCGTAGAACGCGTCCATATCCAGATGAAAAATGATGCGCGGCATCGTGGCTTGCGCACATTGCGACAACCTCCTTCGCTCGGCAAGTTCTGCGTTG
The sequence above is drawn from the Verrucomicrobiia bacterium genome and encodes:
- a CDS encoding alpha-L-arabinofuranosidase — encoded protein: MRAIYFRTAAFTIALVGVSSAVSPTRAQTPLSVYSDQLASGFQDWSWGSRDFANTSPVFSGSRSIQFSGAFWEAISFYHADVNTGPYTSFTFSANGGSTGGQRLQLQAQTGDTAGPTFVLQGRLPTNEWRTYSIPLSSLGISNVVNFNRINIVLRNDGSSAPYFLDELLFDPKPAPDLVRVSVDALRPLHVVDERHFGVNLAMWDPYFDPPHHTTTIGLLEEMGTLVVRMPGGSLSDEYHWGSNTTLSNSWQWATSFGDMVRVATNAGVQAFITVNYGTGTPEEAAAWVRHANVTNNLGYRYWEIGNECYGTWERDTNTLPHHAFTYATRAAQYMAQMRAADSSIRIGVVAAPGEDAYANGYTTHPVFNARTGGTHYGWTPILLTTFKNLGVTPDFLVHHHYPNWTDPSNPGQSPNNDAAILQATGNWAADAADLRQQIIDYFGPGGTNIELVVTENNVDAGAQGRQSTSLVNALYYADSLGELLKTEFRSFVWWDFRNGTDTQGFFGADIYGWRAYGDLGMVNGPSTRHPAFYAAKLMKWFARPGDKVIPAQSDYSGLASHAVRRSNGELTLLVINKSLVTNQNASIAVNGYLPNGTAIVRMYGIPQDEAARTNAPLGDRDIAVASLTGVGTNFGYNFAPMSLTLFTMAPAAPSVTVSGPSANSLALNVDGQVEVPYRIESSTNLLEWDVSATNVFSGSSIIFTNDPSAPAVFWRAVWEP
- a CDS encoding prepilin-type N-terminal cleavage/methylation domain-containing protein encodes the protein MKINQTHRDLLPAFTLIELLVVIAIIAILAAMLLPALGKAKEKAQAVGCLNNTRQIMIGWRMYAEDNNDQLAPNEFPYTTAYTTYANKDQMRNWVVGTMAQPFDSLTANPLLAEHSVLSQYIRQVDTYKCPADRLLVQGRSRSRSYSMSNAVGTRWWNTARGGGGGNFPVGSAVGGGWLSGTYADPDPNYLTFGRMSHFTRPGPSSTWVIMDENPNTINDGLMAVAMPNSAAATKLVDYPASSHNKAAGLSFADGHSEIRKWRDRRTYTPPASANPGMVGASDSPNNEDVVWLAERTSVRR
- a CDS encoding prepilin-type N-terminal cleavage/methylation domain-containing protein — encoded protein: MIPVDFQSPVLRKPNLRGFTLIELLVVIAIIAILAAMLLPALASAKAKAQRTQCLSQQKQINVAFNMFAADRNDKFPAAGLGFGGGQLSWDSFIHRYIGGNASDADLAVGILDVEVTPRVLLCPADRGIKVSWLGNPAFFGLRSYAMNSVGPNWGTEYQVDTLLRRYPLPSLNAAGRRGVGIYWRDNGPVPDYEAPGYKTSAVKDPAGTLLLVEQTGGQQAAGNEWTCVSIGPETSQNGGANGNLYQIDKNAPNQNPNGEQGVNQGKALYAMHRKRFNYLFTDGHVEGLRIEQTVGSGTLGNPRGMWTNQGGD
- a CDS encoding DUF3516 domain-containing protein, which codes for MSKTLYDLIPRNERLSNDILLGRFLDYADARGLQLYPAQESAILELFEERNVILNTTTGSGKSLVAAALHFKALAQGRRSIYTCPIKALVNEKWLALCREFGPDNVGLSTGDASVNRNAPILCCTAEILANIALREGADANVQDVVMDEFHYYADRERGWAWQVPLLTLPQSRFLLMSATLGDTVFFEEELRRRTGRESVTVSSTNRPVPLEHAYSELPLARTLETLVADGKAPVYVVHFTQLEAAQSAQDFTSINVCTREEKAAIGDAVAGFKFNSPYGPEIKKWLRHGIGVHHAGLLPKYRVLVEQLAQRGLLKVICGTDTLGVGINVPIRTVLFTRLCKFDGQKTGILSARDFHQISGRAGRKGFDDRGWVVAQAPEHVIENLKLAEKSARDGKKTVKRQPPEKNFVNWDKNTFLRLIAAQPERLTSRFQVTHGMLLNVLSRQTDGCAAMQALIRDCHDSPRQKQAHIRRGWQLFRSLVERRIIEFIPPVHGAAAANRAKVRVNVELQDDFSMDQTLSLYLLETLPLVDTQQPDYDLVLITLVESILENPDIILRKQLDKVKSAKMAEMKMAGVEYDERIEELEKLEYPKPNREFVYSTFNAFADRHPWVGQENIKPKSIVREMFEQFRSFADYIRDYELQRAEGVLLRHLNSVFKVLTQTVPESAKNDQVHEMEVFLGSMIRQVDSSLLDEWEKMRNPNFQPAEAKEIRPPGADEAAADITRDTRAFTALIRNRIFTFLRGLVVRDFEGALISLRDEEKECGQATTSADGGTEGWTAQRLQSATEAFEAEHGRICLDPNARNARHTYVVPSEDKKTWRIQQMLVDPEEHNDWMVEFQVDLAEARTTGQPQLQLLALRSLA
- the dinB gene encoding DNA polymerase IV, with translation MPRIIFHLDMDAFYASVEQRDQPALRGKPVIVGAPANQRGVVCAASYEARKFGVRSAMPSATAGRMCPNGIFVRPRMEQYKHESREIMRIVAATGAIVEQMSIDEAYVDVSELACVDDLDAALLASRPLAEELKQRIRSERGLTATIGIASNKLLAKIASDHQKPDGLTVILDSEKVGFLRPLAVRALYGVGRVTEQVLKQAGINTVGDLQDYPGDLRALAGSFGPKLKQFAFGIDDRPLELGDEIKSISGEETFARDTEDRVVLRACLRTQADDIANKLKRRRLGAHTVQVKVRYSDFTTLTRQITVEEPLTEAREIYRLGCFLLGREKLVKRPLRLLSLGVTGLRDPVAQQLQLNYQAPR